A region from the Paludicola sp. MB14-C6 genome encodes:
- a CDS encoding isoprenyl transferase — MAQGVLLPKHIGIIMDGNGRWAKLRGLPRNAGHKMGAKTFRKIVRYCNKLGIKYLTVYAFSTENWKRPQEEVNGILNLLREYLNDAKNYKHENVRTKFIGDLSVFEGDILDKIKECEFESENFTGLTLNIAINYGGRNELLHATKVIAQKVKDGEIQPEDIDEAMMDNHLYTAGQPDVDLIIRPSGEFRLSNFMLWQSAYAEYIFMDILWPDFNEKSLDKALAEFTKRNRRFGGI, encoded by the coding sequence ATGGCACAAGGAGTATTACTTCCAAAACATATTGGTATTATTATGGATGGTAATGGAAGATGGGCAAAGTTAAGGGGATTACCAAGAAATGCAGGCCATAAGATGGGTGCAAAAACCTTTCGTAAAATTGTAAGATATTGCAACAAACTTGGAATCAAATATCTAACTGTATATGCGTTCTCTACAGAAAATTGGAAGAGACCTCAAGAAGAAGTGAACGGAATTCTAAATTTGCTCAGAGAATATTTAAATGATGCAAAAAACTACAAGCATGAAAATGTTCGCACAAAATTTATTGGTGACTTAAGTGTTTTTGAAGGTGACATTCTTGATAAAATAAAAGAATGCGAATTTGAAAGCGAAAACTTTACAGGACTCACTTTGAATATTGCGATTAACTATGGTGGACGTAATGAACTTTTGCATGCAACAAAAGTGATTGCACAAAAAGTAAAAGATGGGGAAATTCAACCTGAAGATATTGATGAAGCAATGATGGACAACCATTTATATACTGCCGGACAACCTGATGTAGATTTAATAATACGACCAAGCGGTGAATTTAGGCTTTCTAACTTTATGTTGTGGCAATCTGCTTATGCTGAATATATTTTCATGGATATTCTTTGGCCTGATTTTAACGAAAAAAGTCTCGACAAGGCGTTGGCTGAATTTACAAAAAGAAATAGACGATTTGGAGGAATATAG
- the pyrH gene encoding UMP kinase, translating into MGIKYKRILLKLSGEALAGEKGFGLDYNVIKDVCRSIKECSELGVQIGIVVGGGNFWRGRSSGAMDRTRADHIGMLGTTMNALAVADVLEEMDVDVRVQTAIAMQAVAEPYIRNRAVRHLEKGRVVIFGCGTGNPFFSTDTASSLRAAEIEADIIFKATMVDGVYDKDPNKFDDAVKYDTLTFGEVLAKNLGVMDSTAASMCKDNNLPILVFNLGRPQNIVDAVKGEPVGTLVQGE; encoded by the coding sequence ATGGGCATAAAATATAAACGCATTTTATTAAAATTAAGTGGTGAAGCTTTAGCTGGCGAAAAAGGATTTGGTTTAGATTATAACGTTATTAAAGACGTTTGTAGAAGTATAAAAGAATGTTCTGAATTAGGTGTACAAATTGGTATCGTAGTTGGTGGTGGCAACTTCTGGCGTGGACGTTCCAGCGGCGCAATGGATAGAACTCGTGCTGACCATATTGGTATGTTGGGAACAACGATGAACGCTTTAGCGGTAGCCGATGTATTGGAAGAAATGGACGTAGATGTAAGAGTACAAACTGCAATTGCAATGCAAGCTGTAGCTGAACCATATATTCGTAATCGTGCAGTAAGACATTTGGAAAAAGGAAGAGTTGTTATCTTCGGTTGTGGAACAGGTAACCCATTCTTTTCAACTGATACAGCTTCTTCATTAAGAGCTGCTGAAATTGAAGCAGATATTATCTTTAAAGCAACAATGGTTGATGGCGTTTACGATAAAGATCCAAATAAATTTGATGATGCAGTGAAATATGATACATTGACTTTTGGTGAAGTATTAGCAAAAAATCTTGGCGTTATGGATTCAACAGCAGCATCAATGTGCAAAGACAATAATCTTCCAATTCTAGTTTTCAACTTAGGTAGACCACAAAATATTGTTGATGCAGTAAAAGGCGAACCTGTTGGTACATTAGTACAAGGCGAATAG
- a CDS encoding phosphatidate cytidylyltransferase: MKQRLITAGVGLLLFFVILFFFETFLFNAVVAILSTLVVYELLLAYKLTKHKLLSLLSCTFAALVPMLVTKEKNAINIIAIIVFTGLLFGIALKQHEKITIEQIAIVFLISLVFPFAFTTLIYIRDKFDMAQGLYYTLLIFACAWGADSGAYFAGRFFGKRKLAPKISPNKTVEGLIGGLISSVFFVALVTATYYFIMQNLGVAVIIHYIPLLFISIFGALVGVVGDLTASLIKRQCAIKDYGTIMPGHGGILDRFDSVLFITPFFFVVLQYLTCVS; encoded by the coding sequence TTGAAGCAACGTTTGATAACTGCAGGAGTAGGATTACTTCTTTTTTTCGTAATTCTGTTCTTCTTTGAAACCTTCCTCTTTAATGCGGTAGTTGCAATCTTGTCAACACTTGTAGTATACGAGCTTTTATTGGCGTACAAATTAACAAAGCATAAACTGCTTTCGCTTTTAAGCTGCACATTTGCGGCACTTGTACCAATGTTAGTTACCAAAGAAAAGAATGCTATTAACATTATTGCAATAATTGTGTTTACTGGATTACTTTTTGGTATTGCATTGAAACAGCATGAAAAGATTACAATTGAACAAATTGCAATTGTTTTTTTAATTTCACTTGTATTCCCATTTGCATTTACTACTTTAATTTATATTCGAGACAAATTTGATATGGCACAAGGCCTATATTATACATTATTGATTTTTGCATGTGCATGGGGAGCCGATTCCGGAGCATATTTTGCAGGTAGGTTTTTTGGCAAGCGAAAACTAGCTCCAAAAATTAGTCCCAATAAAACGGTTGAAGGCTTAATAGGTGGCTTAATTTCAAGCGTGTTTTTTGTAGCATTGGTTACAGCGACCTATTATTTTATTATGCAAAATTTAGGCGTGGCAGTAATAATTCATTATATTCCATTATTGTTTATCAGCATTTTTGGAGCATTGGTTGGGGTTGTTGGTGACTTAACCGCTTCTTTAATCAAGCGTCAATGTGCTATAAAAGACTATGGAACAATTATGCCTGGTCATGGAGGTATTCTGGACCGGTTTGATAGTGTGTTGTTTATTACGCCATTCTTCTTTGTTGTATTACAATATTTAACTTGTGTATCATAG
- the frr gene encoding ribosome recycling factor, translating to MKQVLNKTEEKMKKSIEALNHEFKSIRAGRANAAVLDKIHVDYYGVPTKIDQMAAISVPEARMLVIQPWDVSVINQIEKAIQASELGLNPNNDGKVIRIAFPPLTEERRRTLVKEVSKFGEEGKVAIRSIRRDANEKLKAMKKSSEITEDDLKVGEEQIQKLTDKYCKEVDDLIKIKEKEIMEI from the coding sequence ATGAAACAAGTACTAAACAAAACTGAAGAGAAAATGAAAAAATCAATCGAAGCATTGAATCACGAATTTAAATCCATCAGAGCAGGCAGAGCAAATGCAGCAGTTCTTGATAAAATTCACGTTGATTACTATGGTGTACCAACTAAAATTGATCAAATGGCTGCTATTTCTGTTCCAGAAGCTAGAATGCTTGTTATTCAACCTTGGGATGTTTCCGTTATCAATCAAATTGAAAAAGCAATTCAAGCTTCAGAACTTGGTTTAAACCCAAATAACGATGGTAAAGTAATTCGTATTGCTTTCCCTCCACTAACAGAAGAGCGTCGTCGTACTTTAGTAAAAGAAGTTAGCAAATTCGGTGAAGAAGGCAAAGTGGCCATTCGTTCTATTCGTCGTGATGCAAATGAAAAATTAAAAGCTATGAAAAAAAGCTCAGAAATTACTGAAGATGATTTAAAAGTTGGCGAAGAACAAATTCAAAAGCTAACTGATAAATACTGTAAAGAAGTTGACGATCTAATTAAAATAAAAGAAAAAGAAATTATGGAAATCTAA
- the rpsO gene encoding 30S ribosomal protein S15, which yields MRKEEKNEIITGNRLHETDTGSPEVQIAILTTRINDLTEHLKIHKKDHHSRRGLLKMVGHRRNLLNYLKNTDIERYRATIAKLGIRK from the coding sequence TTGAGAAAAGAAGAAAAAAACGAAATTATCACTGGCAATCGTCTTCACGAAACCGATACAGGTTCTCCTGAAGTACAAATCGCAATTCTTACTACAAGAATTAACGACCTAACTGAGCACTTAAAAATTCATAAAAAAGACCATCACTCTCGTCGTGGACTTTTAAAAATGGTTGGTCATCGTCGTAACCTTTTAAACTATTTAAAAAATACCGACATCGAAAGATACCGTGCTACTATTGCTAAATTAGGTATCCGTAAGTAA
- a CDS encoding M50 family metallopeptidase → MTIIYTILIFGIIIFIHELGHFLAARWSGVTIYEFALGMGPAIYKHKGKKTTYSLRLLPIGGYVSMAGEDEECEDENALNRKPIWKRMIIVIAGAFMNLVLGLAIMLSLYATQPIYNSTTVAQFLPNATTQATGLKVGDKIVKINKTTIFSDKDIINEVFRDSDGVVAVKVLREGKKVALPAVKFDKTGEGTKKNINIDFKVKGIKRTVFSAVDQSFKNTLSLARNSWLSVADLVTGKLDIQDLSGPVGVGQVVGQASSQGFKSLLFITAFITISIGMFNLLPFPALDGGRFIFLTIEAIRRKPINPKIEGYVNGAGLVLLLGLMVVVTLKDILGLF, encoded by the coding sequence TTGACTATAATATATACAATTCTTATCTTCGGAATCATCATATTTATTCATGAATTAGGCCATTTTCTTGCGGCACGTTGGAGTGGTGTCACTATTTATGAGTTTGCGTTAGGTATGGGCCCTGCAATCTATAAACACAAAGGAAAGAAAACAACATATTCCTTACGCTTACTTCCAATCGGCGGCTATGTGTCTATGGCAGGTGAAGATGAAGAATGCGAAGATGAAAATGCTTTAAATCGAAAACCAATATGGAAAAGGATGATAATTGTAATTGCTGGTGCATTTATGAATTTAGTGCTTGGCTTAGCAATTATGCTATCATTATACGCAACACAACCTATCTATAATTCAACTACTGTTGCTCAATTTTTACCGAATGCAACAACACAGGCTACAGGTTTAAAAGTTGGGGATAAAATAGTAAAAATAAATAAAACAACAATTTTCAGCGATAAAGATATTATCAACGAAGTTTTTCGTGATTCAGATGGAGTTGTGGCAGTAAAGGTTCTTCGTGAAGGAAAAAAGGTAGCATTACCTGCAGTGAAATTTGATAAGACAGGCGAAGGAACAAAGAAAAATATCAATATTGATTTTAAGGTTAAAGGAATTAAAAGAACAGTATTTTCAGCAGTAGATCAATCCTTTAAAAACACATTATCACTAGCAAGAAACTCATGGCTGTCTGTTGCAGATTTAGTAACGGGAAAACTTGATATTCAAGATCTATCTGGTCCTGTTGGTGTAGGTCAAGTGGTAGGGCAAGCATCAAGCCAAGGATTTAAGAGCCTTTTATTTATAACTGCATTTATTACAATTAGTATCGGTATGTTTAATCTTTTACCGTTTCCTGCTTTAGATGGAGGACGATTTATTTTCTTAACTATTGAAGCAATTCGAAGAAAACCGATCAATCCAAAAATTGAAGGCTATGTCAATGGTGCAGGCTTAGTATTACTATTGGGGCTAATGGTAGTTGTAACGCTGAAAGATATTTTAGGACTATTTTAA
- the dxr gene encoding 1-deoxy-D-xylulose-5-phosphate reductoisomerase yields MKTISILGSTGSIGTQAIEVCKELGIKIDGLAAYHNTDLLAKQANEFAPKMVCIYDETKYEELKLKINNINIEIVTGMDGLCKVACLESIDLVLNSVVGMIGLQPTLAAINARKDIALANKETLVTGGKLVMEQADKMGVSIYPVDSEHSAIFQSLQGNKKSQVKKIILTASGGPFFGKTIDELKNVKVQDALKHPNWAMGAKITIDSATLMNKGLELIEACWLFNKTPSEVEIVVHRESVIHSLVEYQDNAVIAQLGVPDMKLPIQYAMTYPQRLPCNTGSLSLIEYGKLTFAKPDMDTFICLKACMEAMDKGGLYPTLVNGANEQAVALFLENKIRFLDIGKLVYSSLQEITIQDEYSLQGILKTDQLAREYVLKKAMEIVQ; encoded by the coding sequence ATGAAGACAATTAGTATACTGGGCTCAACAGGCTCAATCGGTACCCAAGCGATTGAAGTTTGTAAAGAACTTGGAATTAAAATAGATGGTCTTGCAGCATATCATAATACTGATTTGCTTGCAAAACAAGCAAACGAATTTGCTCCAAAAATGGTTTGTATATATGACGAAACCAAGTATGAGGAATTAAAGCTAAAGATAAACAATATAAATATAGAGATTGTAACAGGAATGGATGGCTTGTGCAAAGTGGCATGTTTAGAATCTATCGACTTAGTATTAAATTCAGTTGTCGGTATGATTGGCTTGCAACCAACGCTAGCCGCAATTAACGCTCGTAAGGATATTGCACTCGCAAATAAAGAGACACTTGTAACAGGTGGAAAGCTTGTAATGGAACAAGCTGACAAAATGGGCGTTTCAATTTACCCTGTGGATAGCGAACATTCCGCAATATTTCAATCACTTCAAGGAAATAAAAAGTCACAAGTAAAGAAAATTATTTTAACCGCTTCCGGTGGACCATTTTTCGGTAAGACAATAGATGAATTGAAAAATGTTAAAGTGCAAGATGCTTTGAAACATCCAAACTGGGCAATGGGAGCTAAAATTACAATTGATTCGGCTACCCTAATGAACAAAGGATTAGAACTGATTGAAGCTTGCTGGTTATTCAATAAAACTCCATCCGAGGTTGAGATTGTTGTTCATAGAGAAAGCGTAATTCATTCGCTCGTTGAATACCAAGATAATGCTGTAATAGCGCAACTAGGTGTTCCAGATATGAAATTACCGATTCAATATGCAATGACTTATCCGCAAAGATTGCCTTGTAATACGGGTTCCTTATCTTTAATTGAATATGGAAAGCTTACTTTTGCTAAGCCGGATATGGATACTTTTATTTGCTTGAAAGCTTGTATGGAAGCAATGGATAAAGGCGGATTATATCCAACGCTAGTAAATGGGGCAAACGAGCAAGCTGTTGCATTATTCTTAGAAAATAAAATCAGATTTTTAGATATTGGCAAATTGGTATACTCTTCTCTTCAAGAAATAACGATTCAAGACGAATATTCTCTTCAAGGCATTCTGAAAACGGATCAGCTAGCAAGAGAGTATGTATTAAAAAAAGCTATGGAAATCGTACAATAA